A genomic window from Bacteroidota bacterium includes:
- a CDS encoding DUF5606 domain-containing protein, translated as MRFRDITSITGMGGLYKMESHKPSGLIVTSLTEGWTKFISNREHLFSPLDNISIYTADDTVELLDVLLKAYAQKDSNPPVDAKSDNATLSAYFEKVLPDYDKEKVHFSDIKKFIKWFAILDEKGVLATEVEEKAIAEAKEKMDEESGKEQVAKEEKE; from the coding sequence ATGCGTTTCAGAGATATTACCTCAATTACCGGAATGGGCGGCTTGTATAAAATGGAATCCCACAAGCCATCAGGGCTCATAGTTACTTCATTAACAGAGGGTTGGACAAAATTTATTTCTAACCGGGAACATTTATTTTCCCCACTCGATAATATTTCCATCTACACCGCTGACGATACTGTTGAATTGCTTGATGTTTTGTTAAAAGCTTATGCACAAAAAGACAGTAATCCACCGGTAGATGCAAAATCAGATAATGCAACCCTATCTGCCTATTTTGAAAAAGTATTACCGGATTACGATAAAGAAAAAGTGCACTTCAGCGACATTAAAAAATTTATAAAATGGTTTGCCATTTTAGATGAAAAAGGTGTTTTAGCTACTGAAGTTGAAGAAAAAGCAATTGCTGAAGCAAAAGAAAAAATGGACGAAGAATCAGGCAAAGAACAAGTTGCTAAAGAAGAAAAAGAATAA
- the uvrB gene encoding excinuclease ABC subunit UvrB codes for MEFKLTSKFTPTGDQPEAIKQLTEGIEAGEPAQVLLGVTGSGKTFTIANLIQQTQKPTLILSHNKTLVAQLYGEFKQFFPENAVEYFVSYYDYYQPEAYISTTDTFIEKDLAINAEVEKLRLKTTSSLQSGRRDVIVVATVSCIYGMGNPTEFKESVVRVNVGDKISRNYLLHRLVDALYSRAALDFKRGNFRVNGDVVDIFLAYADHGYRITFFGDEVEEIEVFNPETGKATEKQKNVAIFPANLYIAPRDILPSIIHEIHAELDAQVTYFESIGKYIEAKRLSERVNFDIEMIKELGYCSGIENYSRFFDRRKSGQRPFCLIDYFPDDYLLVIDESHATIPQVGAMYGGDRARKMNLVEYGFRLPSAMDNRPQNFDEFMGLLNQTVYVSATPGDFELKQSEGVIIEQVVRPTGLLDPPIEVRPSLNQIDDLLHEIDERIKVNERVLVTTLTKRMSEELSKYLLKMSVKCKYIHSEVETLERVEILRDLRLGKIDVLVGVNLLREGLDLPEVSLVAILDADKEGFLRNTRSLTQTAGRAARNSNGKVIMYADKITESMQRTIDETNRRRAKQIAYNTEHNITPTTILKSTDDIFKHNIGQGARKDDPQPYLEPQDRMEMGLVADPVVCI; via the coding sequence ATGGAATTTAAACTTACCAGCAAATTTACCCCAACCGGCGACCAGCCGGAAGCCATAAAACAACTTACTGAAGGTATTGAAGCCGGTGAGCCGGCACAGGTTTTATTAGGTGTTACAGGTAGTGGTAAAACGTTTACCATTGCCAATCTGATTCAGCAAACGCAAAAACCAACCCTTATTTTATCGCATAACAAAACCCTGGTTGCGCAATTGTATGGTGAGTTTAAACAGTTTTTTCCTGAAAATGCAGTGGAATATTTTGTGAGTTATTACGACTATTATCAGCCGGAGGCATATATATCAACTACCGATACTTTTATTGAAAAAGATTTGGCTATTAACGCAGAGGTTGAAAAATTACGCCTCAAAACTACGTCCAGTTTACAAAGTGGGCGGCGAGATGTAATTGTTGTGGCAACTGTTTCCTGTATCTATGGTATGGGCAATCCGACCGAGTTTAAAGAAAGTGTTGTTCGGGTGAATGTTGGGGATAAAATTTCAAGAAATTATTTGTTGCACCGACTGGTAGATGCGTTGTATTCGAGGGCAGCTTTGGATTTTAAAAGAGGTAATTTTCGGGTAAATGGTGATGTGGTGGATATATTTTTGGCCTATGCCGATCATGGTTACCGGATTACATTTTTTGGGGATGAAGTGGAAGAAATAGAAGTGTTTAATCCCGAAACTGGAAAGGCAACGGAGAAACAAAAAAACGTAGCAATTTTTCCTGCTAATTTATATATTGCTCCACGAGATATTCTGCCATCAATTATTCACGAAATTCATGCTGAATTAGATGCTCAGGTAACTTATTTTGAAAGTATCGGAAAATATATTGAAGCCAAACGTTTAAGTGAACGTGTGAATTTTGATATTGAAATGATTAAAGAATTAGGATACTGTTCCGGTATTGAAAATTATTCGCGTTTTTTCGACAGGAGAAAATCAGGGCAGCGACCATTTTGTTTAATTGATTATTTTCCGGATGATTATTTATTGGTAATTGATGAAAGCCACGCTACCATTCCTCAGGTGGGTGCCATGTATGGTGGCGACAGAGCCAGAAAAATGAACCTGGTAGAATATGGATTCCGCTTGCCAAGCGCGATGGACAACCGTCCGCAAAATTTTGATGAATTTATGGGATTATTAAATCAAACGGTTTATGTTAGTGCAACACCGGGCGATTTTGAATTGAAACAAAGTGAAGGCGTTATTATTGAACAGGTAGTGCGCCCGACAGGTTTATTGGATCCGCCAATTGAAGTGCGCCCATCATTAAATCAAATTGATGATTTATTGCACGAAATTGATGAACGAATAAAAGTAAACGAACGCGTTTTGGTTACAACATTAACCAAACGGATGTCGGAAGAATTATCGAAATATTTATTAAAAATGAGTGTGAAATGTAAATACATTCACAGTGAAGTAGAAACATTGGAACGTGTTGAAATATTACGCGATTTACGCTTAGGAAAAATAGATGTTTTAGTCGGTGTAAATTTATTGCGAGAAGGATTGGACCTACCGGAAGTTTCGTTGGTTGCAATTTTAGATGCAGATAAAGAAGGATTTTTACGCAATACACGAAGCCTTACTCAAACTGCAGGACGTGCTGCGAGAAATTCGAACGGAAAAGTAATTATGTATGCCGATAAAATTACCGAAAGTATGCAACGTACTATTGATGAAACCAACCGTCGCAGAGCAAAACAAATTGCTTATAATACAGAACATAATATTACGCCAACAACAATTTTAAAATCGACTGACGATATATTTAAACATAATATCGGACAAGGTGCAAGAAAAGACGATCCGCAACCATATCTGGAACCACAAGACAGAATGGAAATGGGACTTGTTGCCGATCCGGTTGTATGCATTTAA
- a CDS encoding sodium:solute symporter: protein MSTWFFLILLIIYFLCLFTISWFTSRKATQNSYYLGNKSSPWYAVAFGLIGDSLSGVTFVSVPGNVATQQFGYMQIVIGYLLGYFIIAVVLLPLYYKLNLTSIYTYLGQRFGKNAQKTGSFYFIVSRLVGAAFRLYVSATVLQLFIFDPWGVPFEVTVSIVIILILLYTYRGGIKTLVWTDTLQSSFLLLGVILSILAISNALHLDFGGIVNTVLHSEHNQIFFWDVKAPNYFWKQFISGALIAVVMTGLDQNMMQKNLSMRTLPEAQKNIIWFSVVLIFINLMFVSLGALLYEYIGVMGIAAPDRTDYLFPILALDHLGVFAAIVFILGIAAATFSSADSVLTTLTTSFCIDILGWDVSKQETPEHKKQRHIIHVLFAVLLLGVIIVFNAINNDAVINQVFAVAGYTYGPLLGLFAFGIITKRLIFDKIVLLVCLIPPFLSYYLNIHSKELFNGYQIGYELLLINGILTFVGLLLISSSNRNKQVKL, encoded by the coding sequence ATGTCGACCTGGTTTTTTCTGATATTATTAATCATTTATTTCCTTTGTTTGTTTACCATTTCCTGGTTTACATCGCGTAAGGCAACTCAAAATTCTTACTACCTCGGTAATAAATCATCTCCTTGGTACGCCGTGGCATTTGGATTAATTGGTGACTCATTAAGTGGAGTAACATTTGTTTCAGTGCCCGGAAATGTTGCCACTCAGCAATTTGGTTATATGCAAATTGTAATTGGTTATTTATTGGGTTATTTTATTATTGCTGTTGTTTTATTACCGCTGTATTATAAATTAAATCTCACCTCCATTTATACCTATCTCGGACAACGTTTTGGGAAAAATGCACAAAAAACCGGTTCGTTTTATTTTATTGTATCGCGTTTGGTTGGCGCAGCGTTTCGATTATATGTTTCAGCTACCGTTTTGCAATTATTTATTTTCGACCCTTGGGGTGTGCCATTTGAAGTAACTGTTTCTATTGTTATAATTTTGATTTTATTATATACTTACCGCGGCGGAATTAAAACACTGGTTTGGACCGATACCTTGCAATCATCATTTTTATTACTCGGTGTTATTCTGTCCATACTTGCCATTTCCAATGCTTTACATTTAGATTTTGGCGGTATTGTAAATACAGTATTGCACAGTGAACACAATCAAATATTTTTTTGGGATGTTAAAGCACCCAATTATTTCTGGAAACAATTTATCAGCGGCGCATTAATTGCGGTGGTAATGACCGGCCTTGATCAAAACATGATGCAAAAAAACTTAAGTATGCGCACGTTGCCGGAAGCACAAAAAAATATTATCTGGTTTAGTGTGGTGCTTATTTTTATCAATTTAATGTTTGTTTCACTCGGTGCATTATTGTATGAATACATTGGTGTAATGGGTATTGCTGCTCCCGACCGGACAGATTATTTATTCCCGATACTCGCTTTGGACCATCTCGGTGTTTTTGCTGCTATCGTATTTATTTTAGGAATTGCCGCAGCAACTTTTTCCAGCGCCGATTCAGTATTAACAACATTAACCACCTCTTTTTGTATAGATATTTTGGGTTGGGATGTTTCAAAACAAGAAACACCGGAACATAAAAAACAACGCCATATCATACATGTGCTGTTTGCCGTATTATTGTTAGGTGTGATTATTGTTTTTAATGCAATAAATAATGATGCTGTTATTAATCAGGTATTTGCAGTGGCAGGATATACCTACGGGCCTTTATTAGGATTGTTTGCATTTGGTATTATTACCAAACGTTTAATTTTTGATAAGATAGTTTTACTGGTATGTTTGATACCACCGTTTTTATCTTATTATCTGAATATACATTCAAAAGAATTATTTAATGGATATCAGATAGGTTACGAATTATTGCTTATTAATGGTATTTTGACATTCGTTGGATTATTACTAATTTCATCCTCGAACCGCAATAAACAAGTTAAATTATAA
- a CDS encoding T9SS type A sorting domain-containing protein yields MKKIKAYHLLALTLIISIISGLSTIASAKENGAPSANTGSPGDGKSCAHVDCHTGSAVPKDGLIITNVPASGYLSGETYLVTVTVEELDVVKFGFQASPQNEDGDVLGSMDLISATDTKFVGGGKYITHTLTGTAGTGSRTWTFNWTPEDAHGDVTFYVAVNASNNGDNASGDKIFTSSVRMSEDPDNIPLTIEQINNIRFDIQALVQDELNLTVATAVNDAIIIDIIDLNGRLVSANSFDYSNGTFSLPVDNLNSGMYFVRISNAQGATTKQFFKN; encoded by the coding sequence ATGAAAAAAATCAAGGCGTATCATCTCCTCGCGTTAACACTTATTATCTCAATCATCAGTGGTTTATCTACTATTGCAAGTGCAAAGGAAAATGGTGCGCCGTCTGCAAATACGGGCTCTCCGGGTGACGGAAAGTCATGCGCACATGTTGACTGCCATACCGGATCGGCCGTGCCAAAAGATGGTTTAATTATTACAAATGTTCCGGCAAGTGGTTATTTATCAGGGGAAACTTATTTAGTTACAGTAACGGTAGAAGAATTGGATGTAGTTAAATTTGGTTTCCAGGCATCACCTCAAAACGAAGACGGTGATGTATTGGGCTCAATGGATTTAATCAGTGCAACAGATACCAAATTTGTTGGAGGCGGAAAATATATTACCCATACACTAACCGGAACAGCCGGAACCGGCAGCAGAACCTGGACTTTTAACTGGACGCCGGAAGACGCGCATGGTGATGTAACATTTTATGTTGCGGTAAATGCAAGTAATAATGGCGATAATGCTTCAGGTGATAAAATATTTACTTCATCGGTTAGAATGTCGGAAGACCCGGATAATATTCCGTTAACCATTGAACAAATAAATAATATCCGATTTGATATTCAGGCGCTGGTGCAGGATGAACTAAATTTAACTGTTGCTACAGCTGTAAACGATGCAATTATTATTGACATCATAGATTTAAACGGAAGATTGGTTTCAGCAAACAGTTTTGATTATTCGAACGGAACATTTTCGTTGCCGGTAGATAATCTTAATTCAGGAATGTATTTTGTACGCATAAGTAATGCACAGGGTGCAACTACGAAACAGTTTTTTAAGAATTAA
- a CDS encoding TIGR00730 family Rossman fold protein, with protein sequence MAEKYRKKKLFKVKDWTELSAQSSWRMFKIMAEFVDGFETMDKIGPCVSIYGSARTKPDHKYYKLSEQIAAKLVHEGFGIITGGGPGIMEAGNKGAYKEGGKSVGLNIELPYEQSHNPYIDYDKLINFKYFFVRKVMLVKYAQAFIFMPGGFGTLDEMFEALTLIQTHKIERVPVILVGKAYWKGLLAWVRETMLHKEHNISEEDLDLFYITDDAEEVVKHISAFYATSHLRPNF encoded by the coding sequence ATGGCTGAGAAGTATCGCAAGAAAAAATTGTTTAAAGTAAAAGACTGGACCGAATTAAGTGCGCAGTCGAGCTGGCGAATGTTTAAAATAATGGCAGAGTTTGTTGATGGATTCGAAACTATGGATAAAATTGGGCCATGTGTTTCAATTTATGGTTCAGCCAGAACAAAACCCGATCATAAGTATTATAAATTGTCGGAACAAATTGCAGCTAAACTTGTACATGAAGGATTTGGTATTATAACAGGCGGCGGACCCGGTATTATGGAAGCCGGCAACAAAGGTGCTTATAAAGAAGGCGGGAAATCAGTAGGATTAAATATCGAATTACCATATGAACAAAGTCATAATCCTTATATTGATTATGATAAACTGATAAATTTCAAATACTTTTTTGTCCGCAAAGTAATGCTTGTAAAATATGCACAGGCATTTATTTTTATGCCGGGTGGTTTTGGAACATTAGATGAAATGTTCGAAGCACTAACATTAATTCAAACCCATAAAATTGAACGCGTTCCTGTTATTCTTGTAGGTAAAGCCTATTGGAAAGGATTATTGGCTTGGGTTCGTGAAACAATGTTGCATAAAGAACATAATATCAGTGAAGAAGATTTGGATTTATTTTATATCACAGATGATGCTGAAGAGGTGGTGAAACACATTTCTGCATTTTATGCCACTTCACATTTAAGACCTAATTTTTAA
- a CDS encoding UvrB/UvrC motif-containing protein, with translation MSKPQLEKAIIAAKKKMLQAAKDMDFLEAARLRDEMYALEKIIDSRVD, from the coding sequence ATGAGCAAACCACAGTTGGAAAAAGCAATTATTGCTGCAAAGAAAAAAATGTTGCAGGCTGCAAAAGACATGGACTTTTTGGAAGCCGCCAGATTAAGGGATGAAATGTATGCATTGGAAAAAATTATTGATAGCAGAGTAGATTAA
- the bcp gene encoding thioredoxin-dependent thiol peroxidase: MAIVTSITHLKVGDKAPAFKAYDQNGKLFNSTTLKGKPYALYFYPNDDTETCTKQACNIRDNYTALQKAGLTVIGVSHAAVDSKKKFAQKYQLPFTLLADTDLTIVKAYGVYGDKLFMGKTITTIHRLTFIVDAKGIISKIIHKVWAGKAAEQMLEA, translated from the coding sequence ATGGCAATTGTTACATCCATCACTCATCTTAAAGTTGGTGATAAAGCTCCTGCATTTAAAGCATACGACCAAAATGGAAAATTATTTAATTCCACAACTTTAAAAGGTAAACCTTATGCCTTGTATTTTTATCCCAACGATGACACTGAAACCTGTACAAAGCAGGCTTGTAACATTCGCGACAATTATACTGCACTGCAAAAAGCCGGTTTAACGGTTATTGGTGTTTCACACGCAGCGGTAGACTCGAAAAAAAAGTTCGCTCAAAAATATCAACTGCCTTTTACATTATTGGCGGATACAGATTTAACCATTGTTAAAGCTTATGGCGTTTATGGCGATAAATTGTTTATGGGTAAAACAATTACCACAATTCATCGTTTAACATTTATCGTCGATGCAAAAGGCATCATCTCCAAAATCATACACAAAGTTTGGGCAGGAAAAGCTGCCGAACAAATGCTGGAAGCCTAA
- a CDS encoding cytochrome c, with amino-acid sequence MKATIYGLSTLFLLTLIMACGGSGAEKGANSGTPPKSMVADIESYDPNRGVGKFTAENVVLGPLDDAMAAEGEAIASTKCQSCHKLTNERLVGPGWQGVTSRRTAYWIMNFITNPEPMIDKDPQLQAQLEICLVRMPNQNLVDQDARKIVEFMRKNDGVK; translated from the coding sequence ATGAAAGCTACAATTTATGGTTTATCTACTCTCTTCCTGTTAACATTAATAATGGCATGTGGAGGTTCCGGTGCTGAAAAAGGGGCCAATTCGGGGACACCTCCAAAAAGCATGGTAGCAGATATTGAATCTTATGATCCAAATAGGGGTGTAGGAAAATTTACGGCTGAGAATGTAGTTCTTGGTCCATTAGACGATGCTATGGCTGCAGAAGGTGAAGCTATTGCAAGTACAAAATGTCAGTCATGTCACAAATTAACTAATGAAAGACTGGTTGGTCCCGGTTGGCAAGGTGTTACATCCCGCAGAACTGCCTATTGGATAATGAACTTCATTACAAATCCTGAACCTATGATTGATAAAGATCCTCAATTACAAGCTCAACTCGAAATATGTTTGGTGCGCATGCCAAATCAAAATCTTGTAGATCAAGATGCGCGCAAGATTGTTGAATTTATGCGTAAAAATGATGGCGTAAAATAA